The Dehalococcoidales bacterium genome includes the window TCGGCCCCAGGGTGGGCATCATCGTCGGCGTGATAGACGCCGCCAAGGGCTCGCTGATTATCCTCGTCGCCCAGGCGGGCAACATGTCCCAGGCCGTGGTGCTGCTGGCCGGCATCGCGGCGGTGGCCGGTCACAACTGGCCGGTCTTCCTCGGTTTCCGCGGCGGTCGGGGCGTCAGCATTACCATCGGCATCCTCTACGTCCTGGTGACCATTCCCATGCTCATCCTGACCCTCCCCACCCTGCTGGTCCTCATCTGGCGGCGCAACGTCACCCCGTCCATGGCCTTCCTCTTCATCTTTCTTCCCTTCATAGACTGGTGGCTGAAAGTGCCGCCGCTGCTCATCGGCTACGGGATTGCCCTCCCCGCCCTGGTGGGCATCACCACCTTTTTCCGCACCCGCCCCAAAGCGCTCAACCAGCCCCGCAACTCCTCCGCTGATTGACACCACCAGGGTGGATTGTTAAACTTGAATGTCAGTAAATTCCTTATTTTCTTTGCGGGGGACGGCGTTGACTAAAGCGACTGAAAAAGGGCTGGTGCAGGTCTTTACCGGCGGGGGCAAGGGTAAAACCACCGCCGCCCTGGGGACGGTTGTCCGGGCCGCCGGGCACGGCCTGAAAATAGGGATTATTTTTTTTATCAAGGGCAAATCATCCATCGGGGAATACCGCACCCTGGCCGGGCTGCCCAATGTTAAAGTACAGAGCTTCGGGCTGCGGCAGTTCATCTACAAGAACAATGAGATAAATCCGGCGGAAAAAGCGGAGGCTGAGGCCGCCCTGGCCGCGGCGCGGGCGGCGGTGACGGGCGGGGAATTCGACCTCCTGGTGCTGGATGAAAT containing:
- a CDS encoding glycerol-3-phosphate acyltransferase; amino-acid sequence: MPWIVVILSYLLGAFPTAYLAGRVIAGGDIRRIGDENAGAANAYRELGPRVGIIVGVIDAAKGSLIILVAQAGNMSQAVVLLAGIAAVAGHNWPVFLGFRGGRGVSITIGILYVLVTIPMLILTLPTLLVLIWRRNVTPSMAFLFIFLPFIDWWLKVPPLLIGYGIALPALVGITTFFRTRPKALNQPRNSSAD
- the cobO gene encoding cob(I)yrinic acid a,c-diamide adenosyltransferase, with protein sequence MTKATEKGLVQVFTGGGKGKTTAALGTVVRAAGHGLKIGIIFFIKGKSSIGEYRTLAGLPNVKVQSFGLRQFIYKNNEINPAEKAEAEAALAAARAAVTGGEFDLLVLDEINMAVDFKLVRAEDVLGLIRDKPTRLELILTGRNADSRIIEAADLVTEMVKIKHPYDRGIKARKGIEY